The genomic region GGGCCAGCTGCTGGCTGGCTCCCTCGTCAACACTGGCTAGGGCGGCCTGGGCTGATTGGGTGGTGCGCTGCGACTGCTCTAGCGCCCGGCTCACCTGGGGACGCATCACCACTGGCTGCACGCTCGCCCTGCCCCGGGCGCCGACCCCAGCCTTGGGGGAGCGCAACAACACCACGCCAAAAGCGGAAAACACCAGTGGCGAAACCAGCACCCAGTAGGTGTCGTTGCTGATCTCCTGGTTGCCCTCGCGGGCGGCCTGCTGGCCGCGCATCAGGATCAGCAGAAACAGCACCACGCCCAGCCCAAGGCTGAACAGGCCCACCAACTGGCGTTCGCTGAGGCTGGAGCGGGGTCTGCCACCGGAGGAAGCCATAGCCGTCATTTCAGGCGGCTGAACCCTAGGCAGGCTTCCGGGACTGGTCTAGTAACAGGCTCTTCAAGTGAGGCCGCGATCACCGGCGAAGAGATAGCGCACCAAACTCAGCATCAGGACGATCAAAAACAATGCCAAGCCAATCGTGCAGGCGTAGCTGATCTCCAGCTCGGCAAAAGCCTGGTCGTAGACGTAGTAGACGAGGGTGCGGGTCGAATCGGCAGGGCCACCTTGAGTCATTAAATAGACCTCTTCGAACACCTTGGTAGCTGCAATTGCGGAAATGACCGCCACCAGGGTGATGTAGGGCCGCAGCAGCGGCAGGGTTATATCCAGGTGCTTTCGCAAGCCCTCACTGCCATCGAGGGCCGCTGCCTCGTAGAGATCGGGGGAGATGCCCTGCAGCCCGGCCAGAAAGATCACCATGTAGTAGCCGAGGCCCTTCCAGAGGGTCACGAGCATCACGGAGGGAAGGGCCAGCAGCGGCGATGTGAGGAAAGCGATGGGATCAAAGCTGCTGCCCAACAGGGCGGTGAGCCAGCCGTTAATCAGGCCGTTTTCGGCATAGATCCAGCGAAAGGCAATCGCCGCCACCACGATCGACACCAGCACCGGGGTGTAGAAGGCAGCACGAAACCAATGGATCGCCGGCAGCTGGCGGTTGACCAGCACAGCCAGGGCTAGGGCGCCGACCACGATCGGGGGCACCACTCCCAGCAGATACAAAAAGGTGGTGCCGGTGACCCGGAAAAACATCGGGTCGGCCAGCAGGCGCCGGATATTGGCCAGACCAACGAAGCGCAGCGGCTCGCTGACATCGAGGCCGGCCTGGCTGAAGCTCATAACCAATGCCATCGCTGCCGGAATCAGCACCGACAGCCCGATCAGCACCAGGGCAGGGGTCAAAAAGCCCCAGGCCGTGGCGGTGCGCTTGCGGAGATTTGCCTCGCTCATGCAAGGCAAAGTACCTGGGCTGAAGGATGATCGCCCTATGGATCTGCAAACGATCAGGGTGGAGCTGCAGGCTGCCCCCTACCCGGTGATTATCGGCTCGGCAGCCTTGCTGAGTCTGGGCGACCAGATTCGGGGCCTGGGCTTTAAGGCAGGCACCAAGGTGCTGCTGGTGACCAATGCCGTGGTGGAAGCCCACTACGGCGCCACTGCCCTGCAAAGCCTCAGCGCGGCTGGGCTTGACGCCAGCACCCTGGTGATCGAGGCGGGAGAAGATCAGAAAACCCCAGCCACCGTGGGCCTGATCCATGACGCAGCCTTTGCCCGCCGGCTGGAGCGGGGCTCGCTGATCGTTGCCCTTGGCGGTGGCGTGGTGGGCGACATGGCTGGATTTGCTGCCGCCACCTGGCTGCGGGGCATTGCCGTGGTGCAGGTGCCCACCACCCTGCTGGCCATGGTGGATGCGGCGATCGGCGGCAAGACCGGCGTCAATCACCCCGGCGGCAAAAACCTGATCGGCGCATTTCACCAGCCGCGCCTGGTGCTGATCGACCCCAGCAGCCTTGCCACCCTGCCGGAGCGGGAATTTCGCGCTGGCATGGCCGAGGTGATCAAATACGGCGTGATTGGCGACCCCGAGCTGCTGGCCGACCTAGAGGCATGCGGCGCCCAGCTGGCCAGCTTGACCACATTGCCAGCCGAGCTGCTGCAGCGAATCCTGGTGCGCTCCGCCGCCGCCAAGGCGAAAGTGGTGGCCGCCGACGAAAACGAAGGGGGCCTGCGGGCGATCCTCAACTACGGCCACACCCTGGGCCACGTGGTGGAGACCCTCTGCGGCTATGGCACCTACCTCCATGGCGAAGCCGTTGGTTTGGGCATGCTGGCGGCCGGCGAAATCTCCCTGGCCATGGGCCTGTGGAGCGCTAGCGACCAGGAGCGCCAGCGGGCCGTAATCACCGCCGCAGGTCTGCCGCTGGCCTGGCCAGCCCTCGATCCCGACGCCGTGCTGGCCTGCCTGCAGGGCGACAAGAAGGTGAGGGAGGGTCAGGTGCGCTTCGTGCTGCCCACCGGCATCGGCAGGGTTGAGATCCGCAGCGACGTCAGCGAGGCAACGATCCGCAGCGCGCTCGCCAGCTGCGCCTAGAGAGCGTTGCGGGGTGGGTGGCCGTCGCCGCGCAATAGCTGGCGCTCCCAGCGGTTTAGCTGCCGCAGCAGCAGGGCGCTGCCGCCAAGCAGCACCAGCAGGGTCAACCGCGCCGTCAGCCCGGGCAGCCAGGCCGCCAGCAGCAGCTCCACCCCCAGGGCCACCAGCACTAGCGGCCGCCAGCGGCGTATCTGCCGCAGGGCACCGGAGCAGGCACGGCAGTGGCGGGTGTGGCTGTCGTAGCGATCCAGCAGGGCTGAGCGACTCAGCCGGGGCGGCAGGGCGGAGCCTGGGCATGGCTGGCCGGCAAAATCTTTGACCCATTTATTCAACGCCCGCACGTAGATGTCGGCGCCGGTGGGCAGGAAGCTCGCCTGGCTTTGAACCCGTTCCTGCCAGTGCAGAAACACCTGGTCGTCTTCGAGCACGGTGTGGTTACCGATGTGCTGCAACCAGACCGGCCGAGCCCGCAGCAGCAGCCGGGGCAACACAGAGCGGAACTGAAACGGGAAACGGGCAAACAAGCGGCATTCCCCAGCCCGGATCGGCGTTGCGTACACAACCGTGAGGAAGCGGGCAAATCCCTTCGCCGTGAGGTCGTGCCACATCAGGCCCGGCGCCTGAAAGGTGGAGAACTGGCTGCCCAGGCTCCCTCGGCGCGGTCCCTCGGGCCAAGTGGCGGTGAACCCCTCCGGCCCGAAACTGGTCAGCTCGGCCAGCACCGGAGCGGCGTTCTGGCGCTTACCCACCGTGCGGTGGTGGGTGAAGGGCACATGGCTCACATCGAGCACGTTCTCCAGGAGGGTGAGGGCATCCATCGGCAGGTCGCGGAAGGTGTCCTGCACCAGCCAGCCGGGTTCCTCGAGCACGGGCACCAGCGGCAGGGGCACCGCCGCAGCCGCGGCCGGGTCGCCGGCAAACACAAACAGCAGCCCCTGGCCGCTGGCTGTGGCGTAGCGGCGGCAGGAGCTGCGGGGGTTGGCGCCGATTGCGGCTTCGGCCTGGGGGATCGCGGTGCAGCTGCCCTGGGCGTTGAAACTCCAACCGTGATACGGGCACTCCAGCTCACCCCTTTCGTTGAGGCGGCCTTCGCTCAAGGGCACGAGCCGGTGGGGGCAGACGTCGGCAAAGGCGCACCACTGCTGGCCTGCAGCGTCCCACCACAGCACCAGATCCATCTCCAGCAGGGTGAAGGCCGTGGGGCGGCGAGGGTCGAGATCCTGCAGATAGGCCACCGGATACCAGCGCTGCAACCAGTGCTCCTGCCTGATGCTGGTACCGCTGGCGGAATCAATATCAGGAGCGGGGATCACCATGGGCGGCGGCAGCAACTGGGAATAGCCGATGGCTCGATGATGGCGCGCTGACGCGCGGCTCCGCTCAACTAGAAGCAGAGGTGTAGAAGCGCTGGGCGTAGCGCCACAACAGGCGACTGGCCACCAGGCACAGCCCGGCAGCCAGCAGCGAACCCAAAGCCCAGATGGCTGAACCCCGCCCCAGCAGCGCCTCGGCGGGCACGGTGGTGAGAAAGGCCACCGGCAGCACAAAGGTGAACAGCAACCGCAGCGCCGGCGGATAGGCACTCACCGGGTATCGGCCCGCCACCAGGGTGTAGCGCAACACCTCGGTGGCATTCCACACCTTCACAAACCAGATGCTGAGGGCCGCCAACACAAACCAGAGGCTGTAGAGAATCACCAGGGCTGCAAACAGCAGCGCCAGCGAGAGCAGCACGGGCCCAGCCGCCGGCAGGCCGGATGGAGCCCCAGGACCCCTGTTCAGCAGGGCCCAAGCGATCAGGCCAAAGCCAGCCAATATTCCTGGCAGCCCCCAGGGCGACACGGTGCGGGCCGACAGCCAGAACTGGCTATCAATTGGCTTGAGCAGCACGTAGTCGAGGGTGCCGGTCTGCACGTGGTTAACGATGCGGCTGAGGTTGGGCTGCAGCACGCAGGTGGTGAACCCATCCAGCAGCGTGTAGAGGCCCAGCACCACCAAAGCGCCACTCCAGCTCCAGCCCCCCAGCTGGGGCCCACCACCAAACAGCAGCTGCAGCACAAAGACGCTGCCGGCCAGGTTGCCCAGCACCGACAGCAGCTCGATCCAGGCATTGAGCGGGTACTCGAGTTCGGCCGCCAGGGAGGTGCCCCAGAAGCAGCGCAGGCTGCGCCAGTAGCGCGCAAACTCCCTCACGCGCCCATCGCCGAGTAGCGGCGCAGGCCGGCCCTCCACAGCCAGTGGCCGATCGGCAGCAGCAGCAGGCACCAGGCGGCGATCGCCCCAAAACCCAACGCCACATTCACCGGTTCGCCGGCCAGCAGCCGGGCGGGGAAGTCGACCATCCAGGGGAAGGGCGTGGCCAGGGCCAGCCGCCGCACCGCTGGAGGGAAGGTATCTAGGGGTGCCACCAGGCCCGATAAAAACAGATAGGGGATCATCAACAGCCGATCGAGAGCCGCCGCCCGCTCACTCCAAAAACAGAGGGTGGTAACAAGCACCTGCAGCAAAAAGCGCAGCAGAAAGGCCGCCACAATCGCCAGAATTCCCAGCAGCAAATTGCCCGCAGACGGCAGCCACAGCAAGCCGGGCGCCGCCAGCCCCACCACCAGCAGCATCACGGCCACAAAGGGAATTCGCGACGCCTGTTCACTGAAATGGGCCGCCAGGTATCGCCAGAGTGGCGAAAGCGGCTGTAGCAGGAAGGGCGATAGGCGGCCCTGCAGGGCGTCGTCTTCGAACACCTGAATCAGCCAAACCACCGTGAACTGCCGCACCACAAAGGCCGCCAGGAAGTAGTGGCTGAGCTGCTGGGGGGAGAGGCCAGCCGCCGCCGCCGCGCCCGAGCCGCTCCAGACGCCGAGCATGATCAAAGGCAACACCCCTGAAAGCGCCCAGAGGGCAATCTCAGCCCGGTATTCGAGCATCAGCGCGTACTGACTACCCAGCAGCGCCCGCGCCACCCGCCACGCCCAGCTCACTGGGAGGCCTCGGAGTTTGAATCGCGCTGGCGGAACAAGCCGCCGATCAGCTCCTCCACCGGCGGATCACTCACCTCCAGATCCACCACCGCAAAGCGCTCCAGCAGCGCCGCCACCCGCTCAGCGAGCTGGGCCCGCGGCACCAGCAGCCGCACCAGATGGCCCTGATGGGCTTCGAGCTGGCCAAAACCGGCAAAGGCCTCCGGTGGATGGAGGTCGGCAAGCTCCAGCCGCACCTGGCGGCAGGGGGCCAACCGCTGGGTGAGATCGGCGAGGGAGCCATCGTGGAAGAGCTGGCCCTTGTGGATCAGCAGCACCCGCGGGCAGAGGGCCGTGATGTCGCCCATGTAGTGGCTGGTGAGCAGCACGGTGGCGCCGGTCCGACGGTTGTAGTCGGCGAGGAAATCCCGCACCCGCGCCTGGGCATTCACATCCAGACCCAGGGTGGGCTCATCGAGAAACAACACCGCCGGCTCGTGCAGCAGAGCCGCCAGCAGCTCGGCCTTCATCCGCTGACCCAGGGAAAGCTTGCGCATCGGTCGCCGCAGCTCCTGGCCCAGCTCCAGCATCTCGGCGAGTTGGCCTATGCGCCGCTGTGCCTCCGCCTCCGCAATGCCGTAGACCGCGGCATTGACCCGCAGCGAATCGAGGGCGGGCAGGTCCCAGATCAGCTGCTGGCGGTTGCCCATCACAAGGGTGATCTGGCGCAAGAAGCGGGCCTGACGCCG from Cyanobium sp. Tous-M-B4 harbors:
- a CDS encoding ABC transporter permease, with protein sequence MREFARYWRSLRCFWGTSLAAELEYPLNAWIELLSVLGNLAGSVFVLQLLFGGGPQLGGWSWSGALVVLGLYTLLDGFTTCVLQPNLSRIVNHVQTGTLDYVLLKPIDSQFWLSARTVSPWGLPGILAGFGLIAWALLNRGPGAPSGLPAAGPVLLSLALLFAALVILYSLWFVLAALSIWFVKVWNATEVLRYTLVAGRYPVSAYPPALRLLFTFVLPVAFLTTVPAEALLGRGSAIWALGSLLAAGLCLVASRLLWRYAQRFYTSASS
- a CDS encoding Rieske 2Fe-2S domain-containing protein, whose product is MVIPAPDIDSASGTSIRQEHWLQRWYPVAYLQDLDPRRPTAFTLLEMDLVLWWDAAGQQWCAFADVCPHRLVPLSEGRLNERGELECPYHGWSFNAQGSCTAIPQAEAAIGANPRSSCRRYATASGQGLLFVFAGDPAAAAAVPLPLVPVLEEPGWLVQDTFRDLPMDALTLLENVLDVSHVPFTHHRTVGKRQNAAPVLAELTSFGPEGFTATWPEGPRRGSLGSQFSTFQAPGLMWHDLTAKGFARFLTVVYATPIRAGECRLFARFPFQFRSVLPRLLLRARPVWLQHIGNHTVLEDDQVFLHWQERVQSQASFLPTGADIYVRALNKWVKDFAGQPCPGSALPPRLSRSALLDRYDSHTRHCRACSGALRQIRRWRPLVLVALGVELLLAAWLPGLTARLTLLVLLGGSALLLRQLNRWERQLLRGDGHPPRNAL
- a CDS encoding ABC-2 family transporter protein, with the translated sequence MLEYRAEIALWALSGVLPLIMLGVWSGSGAAAAAGLSPQQLSHYFLAAFVVRQFTVVWLIQVFEDDALQGRLSPFLLQPLSPLWRYLAAHFSEQASRIPFVAVMLLVVGLAAPGLLWLPSAGNLLLGILAIVAAFLLRFLLQVLVTTLCFWSERAAALDRLLMIPYLFLSGLVAPLDTFPPAVRRLALATPFPWMVDFPARLLAGEPVNVALGFGAIAAWCLLLLPIGHWLWRAGLRRYSAMGA
- a CDS encoding carbohydrate ABC transporter permease, with the translated sequence MSEANLRKRTATAWGFLTPALVLIGLSVLIPAAMALVMSFSQAGLDVSEPLRFVGLANIRRLLADPMFFRVTGTTFLYLLGVVPPIVVGALALAVLVNRQLPAIHWFRAAFYTPVLVSIVVAAIAFRWIYAENGLINGWLTALLGSSFDPIAFLTSPLLALPSVMLVTLWKGLGYYMVIFLAGLQGISPDLYEAAALDGSEGLRKHLDITLPLLRPYITLVAVISAIAATKVFEEVYLMTQGGPADSTRTLVYYVYDQAFAELEISYACTIGLALFLIVLMLSLVRYLFAGDRGLT
- a CDS encoding ATP-binding cassette domain-containing protein codes for the protein MIRASGLSKTYRISEKQPGLAGTIQHLLRRRHRDVLAVDGISFTIEPGEIVGFLGPNGAGKTTTLKMLTGLIHPSGGELEVAGHQPYRRQARFLRQITLVMGNRQQLIWDLPALDSLRVNAAVYGIAEAEAQRRIGQLAEMLELGQELRRPMRKLSLGQRMKAELLAALLHEPAVLFLDEPTLGLDVNAQARVRDFLADYNRRTGATVLLTSHYMGDITALCPRVLLIHKGQLFHDGSLADLTQRLAPCRQVRLELADLHPPEAFAGFGQLEAHQGHLVRLLVPRAQLAERVAALLERFAVVDLEVSDPPVEELIGGLFRQRDSNSEASQ
- the aroB gene encoding 3-dehydroquinate synthase; amino-acid sequence: MDLQTIRVELQAAPYPVIIGSAALLSLGDQIRGLGFKAGTKVLLVTNAVVEAHYGATALQSLSAAGLDASTLVIEAGEDQKTPATVGLIHDAAFARRLERGSLIVALGGGVVGDMAGFAAATWLRGIAVVQVPTTLLAMVDAAIGGKTGVNHPGGKNLIGAFHQPRLVLIDPSSLATLPEREFRAGMAEVIKYGVIGDPELLADLEACGAQLASLTTLPAELLQRILVRSAAAKAKVVAADENEGGLRAILNYGHTLGHVVETLCGYGTYLHGEAVGLGMLAAGEISLAMGLWSASDQERQRAVITAAGLPLAWPALDPDAVLACLQGDKKVREGQVRFVLPTGIGRVEIRSDVSEATIRSALASCA